The proteins below are encoded in one region of Shewanella putrefaciens:
- the nrfD gene encoding NrfD/PsrC family molybdoenzyme membrane anchor subunit, with amino-acid sequence MDTSMEFTLGLSQGVAWPWPIAVYLFFAGISGGALTIALGLRFYLGQVENTAFLKAATLLSFVTISLGMLCLVLDLTNPLFFWRILVFYNLNSVMSIGVIALSVYIPLVAVVALLALEKELMAIPQLKFLAPIIAKLKGFRRPMEALALVLALSVCAYTGFLISALIRFPLINTSVLPALFIASGLSAGGASAKMLAVWLFKEPLHSGEMKILHGAEWPIMFAEAMFIFMIATALLTGNAGGQFAFAAFHEGVWASVFWIGVVGIGFGAPLLLNFATGKHFSHSAKAFYMSGMCAVVGMMCLRLFILLAGQNYAI; translated from the coding sequence ATGGATACCAGTATGGAATTTACCTTAGGGCTTTCCCAAGGCGTTGCTTGGCCTTGGCCGATTGCGGTGTATTTGTTTTTTGCGGGGATCTCGGGTGGGGCCTTAACCATTGCGCTGGGGCTACGTTTTTACCTAGGTCAGGTTGAAAATACCGCCTTCTTAAAAGCCGCGACCCTGTTGTCCTTTGTCACCATTAGCTTAGGGATGTTATGTCTGGTGCTCGATTTGACTAACCCCTTATTCTTCTGGCGAATTTTGGTGTTCTATAACTTAAATTCTGTGATGTCGATTGGTGTTATTGCGCTGTCGGTGTATATCCCGTTAGTGGCAGTCGTGGCGCTTTTAGCCCTCGAAAAAGAGCTGATGGCCATCCCACAATTGAAGTTCTTAGCGCCAATTATTGCCAAGCTAAAAGGCTTTAGACGCCCAATGGAAGCGCTCGCGTTAGTGCTGGCGTTATCTGTGTGTGCTTACACTGGCTTCTTGATTTCAGCGCTGATCCGCTTCCCGCTGATCAACACCTCGGTACTCCCAGCATTGTTTATTGCCTCGGGGCTTTCTGCAGGTGGCGCCTCGGCCAAAATGCTGGCGGTGTGGTTATTTAAAGAACCCCTGCACAGCGGCGAAATGAAGATACTGCATGGCGCCGAGTGGCCAATTATGTTCGCCGAAGCCATGTTTATTTTCATGATCGCAACCGCGTTATTAACCGGTAATGCGGGTGGCCAATTTGCCTTTGCCGCCTTCCATGAAGGTGTGTGGGCAAGCGTATTCTGGATTGGTGTGGTGGGTATCGGCTTTGGTGCGCCACTGCTACTTAACTTCGCCACGGGTAAGCATTTTAGCCATTCGGCCAAAGCGTTTTATATGTCAGGAATGTGCGCGGTAGTAGGCATGATGTGTCTGCGACTCTTCATCCTGTTAGCGGGCCAAAATTACGCGATTTAA
- a CDS encoding 4Fe-4S dicluster domain-containing protein, with translation MSENIERRRFLKSAGMCSLMLTPLAGCSVKEDADSAHKPHYVMVFDQNKCVGCGDCKTACNQANNLPAGVSRVILEQQSGRVEGQACPHCGKMSCDCERKFVRVSCQQCKNAPCVTVCPTGAAHRDAKTGIVTMDASKCAGCKYCIGACPYNARYINSDTDVADNCDFCLNSKLAKGELPACVQSCKYDALIFGDANDPQSYVSKLLAVKDSVRIKPQFGTEPSLRYIPIVKLGV, from the coding sequence GTGAGTGAAAATATAGAGAGACGGAGGTTCCTTAAAAGCGCTGGTATGTGCTCTTTGATGTTAACACCTTTAGCGGGTTGTTCGGTCAAAGAGGATGCTGACAGCGCCCATAAGCCCCATTACGTCATGGTGTTTGACCAAAATAAATGTGTCGGGTGTGGCGATTGTAAAACCGCCTGTAACCAAGCAAACAACTTACCCGCGGGTGTTTCTCGGGTGATCCTTGAGCAGCAAAGCGGCCGTGTTGAGGGGCAGGCTTGCCCACACTGCGGCAAGATGAGTTGCGACTGTGAACGTAAGTTTGTGCGGGTTTCCTGCCAGCAGTGTAAAAATGCTCCCTGTGTCACGGTTTGTCCAACGGGCGCGGCGCACCGCGATGCGAAAACCGGCATTGTGACTATGGATGCAAGCAAGTGCGCTGGCTGTAAATACTGCATCGGTGCTTGTCCCTACAACGCCCGCTACATCAACAGTGATACGGATGTGGCCGATAACTGCGATTTCTGTCTAAACAGCAAGTTAGCCAAGGGTGAATTACCCGCCTGTGTGCAGAGCTGTAAGTACGATGCACTGATTTTTGGCGATGCCAACGATCCTCAGTCCTATGTCAGTAAGTTATTGGCGGTAAAAGACTCAGTGCGGATTAAGCCGCAGTTTGGTACTGAGCCGAGCTTACGTTACATACCAATCGTCAAACTGGGAGTGTAA